Proteins from a genomic interval of Clostridium cochlearium:
- the proC gene encoding pyrroline-5-carboxylate reductase — MKKNIGLIGCGNMAQAMITGIVSSKIVFGENVFVSDKDEEKLKYIKEKFNVNISKDNKEVAENSDIIILAVKPNKYGEVIQGIKDYVKKDVIIVVIGAGITIDYVEESFEKKLKIIRTMPNTPALVGEGMSAICYNELITENDLEDVVNIFKSFGKVEIIEEDLMDAIPAISGSSPAYVYMFIEALADGAVLDGVPRDKAYKMAAQSVLGAAKMVLETGEHPGELKDRVCSPAGTTIEAVYSLEKNNFRGTIMEAMRKCTDKTREMSKRK; from the coding sequence ATGAAAAAAAATATAGGACTTATAGGTTGTGGAAATATGGCACAGGCTATGATTACAGGAATTGTTAGTTCTAAAATAGTTTTTGGAGAAAATGTATTTGTAAGTGATAAAGATGAGGAAAAACTAAAATACATAAAAGAAAAGTTTAATGTAAATATTTCAAAAGATAATAAAGAGGTAGCAGAGAACTCAGATATAATTATTTTAGCGGTTAAACCTAATAAGTATGGAGAAGTTATACAAGGAATAAAAGATTACGTAAAAAAAGATGTGATAATAGTTGTTATAGGAGCAGGCATAACTATAGATTATGTAGAAGAATCATTTGAAAAGAAGTTAAAAATAATCAGAACTATGCCAAATACTCCTGCTTTAGTAGGGGAAGGTATGAGTGCTATATGCTATAACGAATTAATTACAGAAAATGATTTAGAAGATGTAGTGAATATTTTCAAAAGCTTTGGTAAAGTAGAAATAATAGAAGAAGATCTTATGGATGCAATACCAGCTATAAGTGGCTCTTCACCAGCTTACGTGTATATGTTTATAGAAGCTTTAGCAGATGGAGCCGTATTAGATGGTGTTCCTAGAGATAAGGCATATAAAATGGCAGCACAATCTGTACTAGGAGCAGCAAAAATGGTATTGGAAACAGGAGAACATCCAGGAGAATTAAAAGACAGGGTATGTTCACCAGCAGGAACTACAATAGAGGCAGTATACTCTTTAGAAAAAAATAATTTTAGAGGAACCATAATGGAAGCAATGAGAAAATGTACTGATAAAACTCGTGAAATGTCTAAAAGAAAGTAA
- the tsaD gene encoding tRNA (adenosine(37)-N6)-threonylcarbamoyltransferase complex transferase subunit TsaD, whose protein sequence is MGKDIKILAIESSCDETSAAVVVNGREVLSNVISSQIDIHKKFGGVVPEVASRKHIEAISLVVQQAIEEANVDYEELDAIAVTYGPGLVGALLVGLQYAKGLSYALNKPLIGVNHIEGHISANYIQHKDLEPPFLCLVVSGGNTFIVYVKNYGEYEIMGETRDDAAGEAYDKVARAIGLGYPGGPKIDKLSKEGNKDAIKFPRAKFHEENTLDFSFSGLKSSVLNYLNTMEMKKEEVNRADVAASFQKAVVDFLVDNTMEAANIKKVDRIAVAGGVAANSCLRDTIVEEGKKRNIKILFPSIKLCTDNAAMIGSAAYFQFLKGEFSDLKLNAIPNLKLNK, encoded by the coding sequence ATGGGAAAAGATATAAAAATATTAGCTATTGAGAGTAGTTGTGATGAAACATCAGCAGCGGTAGTGGTCAATGGTAGAGAAGTTTTATCTAATGTGATTTCATCTCAAATAGATATACATAAAAAATTTGGAGGAGTAGTGCCAGAGGTAGCATCTAGAAAACATATAGAGGCAATTTCTTTAGTGGTTCAACAGGCTATAGAAGAAGCTAATGTAGACTATGAAGAATTGGATGCTATAGCTGTGACTTATGGACCAGGATTAGTAGGAGCATTATTGGTTGGATTACAATATGCTAAAGGGCTATCTTATGCATTAAATAAACCATTAATAGGGGTTAACCATATAGAAGGTCATATAAGTGCAAATTATATTCAACATAAAGATTTAGAACCACCTTTCTTATGTCTTGTGGTTTCTGGAGGTAATACTTTTATAGTGTATGTTAAAAACTATGGAGAGTATGAAATAATGGGAGAAACTAGAGATGATGCAGCAGGAGAAGCTTATGATAAAGTAGCAAGAGCTATAGGATTAGGATATCCTGGAGGACCTAAAATAGATAAATTATCTAAAGAAGGTAACAAAGATGCTATAAAGTTTCCAAGGGCTAAGTTTCATGAAGAAAATACATTAGATTTTTCCTTTAGTGGACTTAAATCATCGGTTTTAAATTATTTAAACACTATGGAAATGAAAAAAGAAGAAGTAAATAGAGCAGATGTAGCAGCATCTTTTCAAAAAGCAGTAGTTGACTTCCTAGTAGATAACACTATGGAAGCTGCTAATATAAAAAAAGTAGATAGAATAGCAGTGGCAGGTGGAGTAGCTGCAAACTCTTGCCTTAGGGATACAATAGTTGAAGAAGGAAAAAAGAGAAATATAAAGATACTGTTTCCAAGCATTAAATTATGCACAGATAATGCAGCAATGATAGGAAGTGCAGCTTATTTTCAATTTTTAAAAGGTGAATTTTCAGATTTAAAATTAAATGCTATACCAAATTTAAAATTAAATAAATAA